A single window of Eucalyptus grandis isolate ANBG69807.140 chromosome 1, ASM1654582v1, whole genome shotgun sequence DNA harbors:
- the LOC104423364 gene encoding ferredoxin-thioredoxin reductase, variable chain, with protein sequence MVIALQSSPASASLLPRICTGRRRLMISCEVALQSEAKPSSVSFKKGVAPSPDPTRIGSRVRVKAPVRVYHVPRVPELELGGMEGEVKQNLLFWRGKSLTANRPFRVEFVRDVEGRGLVKFVAHLEEDELEFV encoded by the coding sequence ATGGTGATCGCTCTTCAGTCGTCCCCGGCCTCTGCCTCTCTGCTCCCGCGGATCTGCACGGGGCGGAGGAGGTTGATGATATCCTGTGAGGTCGCGCTCCAATCGGAAGCCAAGCCGTCCTCGGTCTCCTTCAAGAAGGGCGTCGCGCCGTCGCCGGACCCCACGAGGATTGGGTCGAGGGTCAGAGTGAAGGCGCCGGTGAGGGTGTACCACGTGCCGCGGGTGCCGGAGCTGGAGCTGGGCGGGATGGAAGGTGAGGTGAAGCAGAACTTGCTGTTCTGGAGAGGCAAGAGCCTGACCGCCAATCGCCCTTTCAGGGTGGAGTTTGTCAGGGATGTGGAGGGCCGGGGGCTCGTCAAGTTCGTCGCGCACCTGGAGGAGGATGAATTGGAGTTTGTTTGA